The region GGTCAAGGTGTATCTCGGCGAGAAGCGGAAAATCTCCGTTGGCGACAAGATGGCCGGTCGTCACGGCAACAAGGGTATCGTGGCCCGGATTGTTCCAGAGGAGGACATGCCGTTCCTCCCGGACGGAATCCCGGTCGACATCGTGCTCAATCCCCTCGGCGTACCGAGCCGGATGAACGTCGGTCAGATCCTGGAGACCCACCTCGGGTGGTGCGCCAGCATCCTGGGCTTCAAGGCCAAGACTCCGGTCTTCCGGGGCGCCGATGAGGGCGAGATCGGCCTCCTGTTACGGGTTGCCGGGCTCAAGCGCGCGGGCCAGGCGCTGATGCTTCGGAGCCGGGCCCCGGAGCCGACGGCGGAGGCGGTCCGGACCCTGACCAGCGATATCCACCGGCTCGGTTTGTCGAAGAAGAGCGTGGCCGGTGCGGTCATCTCGGATTTGGCGAACCCGGCGTGTTCGGCGTCGACGAAGAAGCTATCGGACGATATCCGGCATTTCGTGGAGTTGGCGGCGGCCGAGTTGGCGGAGCGGGAGGCCACCCAGCGCCAGCAGGAGATCGCATTCCACAAGAGCCAGGTGGCCAAGTCCGAGGGCGCCCGCAAAAAGGAATTCGAGGCCGCCCTCAAGGTCCTCGAGGCCTCGGGCACGGGGGCGCAGTTGCTCGAGGCGTCGGCGCCGGAACTCGCCGCGATGCTGTCGGGTAAAGCAACCGCCGACCAACTCGGGGTCGCGGCCGACGCGTTGATCAGGCAGGCCGGGCTCACCCCCGCCGGCAAGGTCCGGCTCCGCGACGGGCGGACGGGCCAATCGTTCGCGAGCGACGTGACGGTGGGCACGATTTACATGCTCAAGCTGTCCCACTTGGTCGACGACAAGATCCACGCCCGCTCGATCGGACCATACTCATTAGTTACCCAGCAGCCGTTGGCCGGTAAGGCGCAGTTCGGTGGCCAGCGATTCGGCGAAATGGAAGTCTGGGCCCTCGAAGCCTACGGCGCCTCGCATCTTCTTCAAGAGATGCTCACGGTCAAGTCGGACGACGTGAACGGACGCAGCAAGGTCTACGAGGCCATCGTGAAGGGTCAGAATCTGCCCGAACCGGGTATTCCGGAATCCTTCAACGTGTTGGTGAAGGAACTTCAGGCGCTGGGGCTCAAGGTCACCTTGGGTGCTACCGCAGAAGGCGAGGAGTAAGAAACCATGATTGATTTTCGAAGCGGGCGCGAGCCCAAGAGCTCCAGCTTTGACTATATCGCGATCCGGATCGCCTCCCCCGAGGAGATCCGCGGTCCCCGGGACCCGAAAGAACGGGAGCGGCTCGAACTGCAGGGCCTCCGGTCGTGGTGGTCGTGGGGCGAAGTCACCAAGCCCGAGACCATCAACTACCGGTCGTTCAAGCCGGAACGGGACGGCCTGTTCTGTGAGCGGATCTTCGGCCCGGTCAAGGACTGGGAGTGCCACTGCGGCAAATACAAGCGGATTCGCTATCGCGGAGTGATCTGCGACCGCTGCGGTGTCGAGGTGACCCTTTCCAAAGTCCGCCGCGAGCGGATGGGGCACATTGAGTTGGCCGTGCCGGTGGCGCACATTTGGTTCTTCAAGACGCTGCCGAGCCCGATGGGCAACTTGCTCAACGTGACCCTGCGAGAGCTCGAGCGGATCATCTACTACTCGGCCTACGTGGTCATCGAGTCCGGCAAGCAGGACGTCGAAGTCGGCCAGTTGCTGGACGAAGACGAGTATCTGAACCTCCGGATGCAGGCCCGGGAAGCCAACGATACCGGCTTCCGGGCCGAAATCGGTGCTCCGGCGGTGCGGGCCATGCTGGAGACCATCGACGTCAAGCGCCTGGCGGAGGAGCTTCGCGCCTCGGTTTCGACCGAGACGAGCCAGCATCGCAAGAAGCAGATGCTGAAGCGGCTCAAGATCGTCGACGCCTTCTTGTATTCGGGCGAAAACCAGGACTCGGGCGGCAATAACCCGACCTGGATGATCATGGACGTGATCCCGGTACTCCCGCCGGATCTGCGTCCCCTGGTCCCGCTCGATGGCGGTCGGTTCGCCACCTCGGACCTGAACGACCTCTACCGCCGGGTCATCAACCGGAACAACCGGCTGATGAAGCTCATTCAGCATCGTGCGCCCGAGGTCATCCTCCGGAACGAAAAGCGGATGTTGCAAGAGGCCGTCGACGCTTTGTTCGACAACGGCCGGCGTTCTAAGGCCATTCGCGGCCGCGGCAAGCGCCCGTTGAAGTCGTTGTCCGACATGCTGAAGGGTAAGCAGGGCCGGTTCCGGCAGAACTTGCTCGGCAAGCGGGTCGACTACTCCGGCCGGTCGGTCATTGTCGTCGGGCCGGAACTTCGGCTTCACCAGTGCGGTCTGCCCAAGGCCATGGCCGTTGAGCTCTTCAAGCCGTTCATCATCAACAAACTGGTCGAAAAAGGCATTGCCGAGACGGTCAAACGGGCCAAGAAGATCGTCGAGAAGGAGGGCCCTGAGGTCTACGAGATTCTGGAAGAGATCATTCAAGATCATCCAGTGCTCTTGAACCGCGCCCCGACGCTCCACCGACTCGGGATCCAGGCGTTCGAGCCCAAGCTGGTCGAGGGCAAGGCCATCCGGATTCACCCGTTGGTCTGCGCCGCGTTCAACGCCGACTTCGACGGCGACCAGATGGCGGTCCACGTGCCGCTGTCGTTCGAGTCGCAGCTCGAAGCGCGGGTGCTGATGATTTCGTCGAACAACATCCTTAAGCCGTCCGATGGTCGGCCGGTGGCCGAGCCGTCGCAAGACATGGTGCTGGGTTCCTATTGGCTCACCAAGTTCCCTCCGGGGTTCGAAGAGGAGCATCGGAAGGGAGCCGGGAAGCTCGAGGAAACCAAGGCCCGGCTGTGGAAAGGCGCCAAGTACTTCGGCTCGATCGCCGAGTTGGAAATGGCTTTGCTGTCCGGGGCCATCGACTACCATAGCCCGATCCACTTCTGGTTCGTGCCTCCGCGCGAGGCGGCCGACCACGAACCGCGGTGGATTCGCACCACGGTTGGCCGGGTGCTATTCAATAACATCCTGCCCCGGCAGACCGTGGCGGAACTCGGGTTCCGCGACGACGTGATGAAGAAGAAGACGCTCTCGGAATTGGTGCTGCAGAGCTACCGCCGGGCCGGTCTCAAGGAGACGGTCGAGTTCCTCGACCGCCTCAAGCGTTTCGGGTTCGATTTCGCCACGATCGGCGGCGTATCGATCGGTATCGAGGATCTCGAGGTCCCGGCTGAAAAGGTCAGCCTGCTCGATGAAGCGCAGAAGCGGGTGGAGCGGTTCCAGAAGGCGTACAACACGGGTCAAATCACCTTCGGCGAGCGGTACAATAAGGTGATCGACGCCTGGACCCACGCGAACAACGACGTGGCCGAGGCGATGATCTCGCATATGCGGAAGAGCCGGGGCGGCTTCAACCCGGTATACATGATGTTCGATTCCGGCTCGCGCGGTAGCCGCGACCAGATCCGGCAGTTGGCCGGGATGCGCGGGCTGATGGCCAAGCCGCAAAAGAAGCTGACCGGCGGCATCGGCGAAATCATCGAGAGCCCGATCAAATCGAACTTCCGCGAGGGCCTCTCGGTGCTCGAATACTTCATCTCGACCCACGGAGCCCGGAAGGGTCTCGCGGACACCGCGTTGAAGACGGCCGACGCTGGATACTTGACTCGGCGGTTGGTCGACGTGGCCCAGGATGTCACGATCACCGAGGAGGATTGCGGCACGATCCTCGGCCTCGACATGGCGGCCCTCAAGGAGGGCGAGGACGTCATTGAGTCACTCGCCGAGCGGATCATCGGCAGTGTAGCCGCCGAAGATGTCATGGATCCGCACCAGCTCGACGAGCATGGCGACCATCGGGTGTTGGTGGCGTCGGGACAATTGGTTTCTGAGGAGACCGCAGCGGCCATCGAGGACGCCGGGATCGATAAGGTAAAGATCCGGTCCGTCCTGACCTGTGAATCCAAGCGTGGTGTCTGCCGGATGTGTTATGGCCGGAACCTGGCCACCATGGCCATGGTCGACATGGGCGAGGCCGTTGGCATCTTGGCCGCCCAGTCCATCGGCGAGCCGGGTACCCAGTTGACGCTCCGGACGTTCCACATCGGCGGTACCTCGGCCCGGATCGCCGAAGAAGCCGAGCGGCGGGCGCGGTCGGACGGTATCGTCAAGTACACCAAGGGGCTCGAGTGGGCCGACTTGGGTGTCGAGTACGAAGACGGAAGTAAGGCCAAGCTTCGGGTCACGCTCACCCGTGAGGACGAGTCGGCTGAGGAAGAGAGCAAGGAAGGGATCTACATCGTCGATCCGAAGAATCCGACGCATGTGTTGTCCCGGTATCCGGTGCCGCAGGGCGCCATGATTCAGGTTCCGGAAGGCACCGTCGTTACCAAGGGCGACAACGAGCGGCGGGCCACGATCCTCTACACCTGGGATCCGTACAACGATCCGAGCATCGTCAAGCAGGACGGGACGTTGCGGTGGAAGGACCTGGTCCCTGGCGTCACCCTTCGTGAGGAGCTCGACGAAGGTACCGGGCTCCGGTCGCTGGTGGTGACCGCCGATCCGGACCGGGAGCTCCATCCCTCGGTGCTGGTCTACGTGGCCAACCGGAAGGACCCGCAGGAATACACGCTGGCCGAGGGCTCGCGCATCATCCTCGGCTCGCCCACGGACCAGGTCACTCGGGCCATGCATCTGCCCGACGAGGCCAACCCGTGGTCGAGCAAGTTCCACGTCGAAGAGCGGCCGATCAACGATGCCTGGCCCTCGAAGACGAAGAAGGAAGCCAAGGACCGCACGGTATTCCTGTCCGCTCCAGTGGCGGTGGCCAAGGGCGTCACGGTCACCAAGATCCCGCGGCAGGCCTACAAGACGCGCGACATCACCGGCGGCTTGCCGCGGGTGGCGGAACTGTTCGAGGCTCGACGGCCGAAGGATCCGGCGACGATGTCGGAAATCGACGGCATGGTCAAGTTCGGCGAGATCAAGCGGGGCAAGCGCGAGATCTTCGTGTATCCGATGACCAAGGACGGGGTCATTGACGAGAAGGAGCCGGCGCAGGTGTATGAAGTGCCTGCCGGCAAGCACCTTCGGGTCCACGAGGGCGACCGCGTTCGGGCCGGCGACCGTTTGACCGAAGGCCCGGTCAACCCTCACGAGATCCTGCTCATCAAGGGACCGCGCGCGGTGCAGGAGTACCTGCTGAACGAGATTCAAGAAGTGTATCGGTTGCAGGGCGTGCGGATCGCGGACAAGCACTGCGGTGTCATTGTCAAGCAGATGCTCCAGAAGGTGCGGGTCACCGATCCGGGCGACACCAGCTTCTTGGAGGCCGAGGCGGTCGACAAGTTGAGTTTCCGAGAGGAAAACGAGCGGACGGTCCGGCGGAAGCTGGCGCCGGCCACCGCCGAGCCGTTGCTGCTCGGGATCACCAAGGCGAGTTTGACGACCCAGTCGTTCATCTCGGCGGCGAGCTTCCAGGAAACCACCCGGGTGCTCACCGACGCGGCGATTCGGGGGGCCAAGGACGATCTCCGCGGGCTGAAGGAAAACATCATCATCGGTCACTTGATCCCTGCGGGCACCGGTCATTACCGGTACGTCGATCTGGACGTCCAGGCGCCCCCCGGATTCGAGCCGCCGTCGCCGGAGCCGGAAGTGGTACCAGCCGCGGTGATCGTGGAAGAGGTCGAGGTTCTGTAGAAGAGATCAGCGCCTGGGTGACGAGCCCAGGCGCTTTTCGCGAGGAGGGGTCCGGTCAGCGTTGGGCATCCGGATACGAAGCGGCCCGGGCACTCCAAGGAGTACCCGGGCCGCGTTGTTGTCGGGCGGAAGTTCTAGCGGTCTTTCGAGCGCCGAGTTCGCCGCCGGGCTGCCTGCGCCTTCAAGGCGCGGGCAACGCTCGGTTTGAGGTAGTGGCGCTTCTGCTTGAGTTCCTTGAGGATCCCAGCCTTCTGGACCTTACGCTTGAAGGTCTTGATGGCCCACTCAATCCCGTCGGTCTCGCTCAATTTCACTTCAATCATGGTGCTCCGCCTTCCTCATCGATGAATGAAACGGCCAGTTCTCCGTCTCGGGACGAACTGGCCGTCGCCGTACCGTGATGTTGGTTTGGAACCTTAGGCGCTGAGGCGAACCACGTTCTCCGCCGCCGGGCCCTTGGCGCCCTGGACGACGTCGAACTCAACCCGTTCGCCCTCAGCGAGGGTCCGGAAACCCTGTGCCTTGATGGCCGAGTGATGGACGAAGCAATCCTTCTGTCCGTTTTCGGGGGTGATGAAGCCAAAGCCCTTGGTCTCGTTGAACCACTTCACCGTGCCGGTCGTACGCATTGTCCTACTCCTAAAATGATGTCGTAATCGGAGCCGGACCATGCCGTACTTGACCGACTACAAACGTTTCGTGATCGAAAACCCTCACGACGGGCTGTTCCCGAGGGCCGGACGTTTTCCGGCAATCGGGCAATAAAAAGAGGGCCAGCGTCGCCAGCCCTCGTTGCCTCGGAACCTTAC is a window of Gemmatimonadota bacterium DNA encoding:
- the rpoC gene encoding DNA-directed RNA polymerase subunit beta', giving the protein MIDFRSGREPKSSSFDYIAIRIASPEEIRGPRDPKERERLELQGLRSWWSWGEVTKPETINYRSFKPERDGLFCERIFGPVKDWECHCGKYKRIRYRGVICDRCGVEVTLSKVRRERMGHIELAVPVAHIWFFKTLPSPMGNLLNVTLRELERIIYYSAYVVIESGKQDVEVGQLLDEDEYLNLRMQAREANDTGFRAEIGAPAVRAMLETIDVKRLAEELRASVSTETSQHRKKQMLKRLKIVDAFLYSGENQDSGGNNPTWMIMDVIPVLPPDLRPLVPLDGGRFATSDLNDLYRRVINRNNRLMKLIQHRAPEVILRNEKRMLQEAVDALFDNGRRSKAIRGRGKRPLKSLSDMLKGKQGRFRQNLLGKRVDYSGRSVIVVGPELRLHQCGLPKAMAVELFKPFIINKLVEKGIAETVKRAKKIVEKEGPEVYEILEEIIQDHPVLLNRAPTLHRLGIQAFEPKLVEGKAIRIHPLVCAAFNADFDGDQMAVHVPLSFESQLEARVLMISSNNILKPSDGRPVAEPSQDMVLGSYWLTKFPPGFEEEHRKGAGKLEETKARLWKGAKYFGSIAELEMALLSGAIDYHSPIHFWFVPPREAADHEPRWIRTTVGRVLFNNILPRQTVAELGFRDDVMKKKTLSELVLQSYRRAGLKETVEFLDRLKRFGFDFATIGGVSIGIEDLEVPAEKVSLLDEAQKRVERFQKAYNTGQITFGERYNKVIDAWTHANNDVAEAMISHMRKSRGGFNPVYMMFDSGSRGSRDQIRQLAGMRGLMAKPQKKLTGGIGEIIESPIKSNFREGLSVLEYFISTHGARKGLADTALKTADAGYLTRRLVDVAQDVTITEEDCGTILGLDMAALKEGEDVIESLAERIIGSVAAEDVMDPHQLDEHGDHRVLVASGQLVSEETAAAIEDAGIDKVKIRSVLTCESKRGVCRMCYGRNLATMAMVDMGEAVGILAAQSIGEPGTQLTLRTFHIGGTSARIAEEAERRARSDGIVKYTKGLEWADLGVEYEDGSKAKLRVTLTREDESAEEESKEGIYIVDPKNPTHVLSRYPVPQGAMIQVPEGTVVTKGDNERRATILYTWDPYNDPSIVKQDGTLRWKDLVPGVTLREELDEGTGLRSLVVTADPDRELHPSVLVYVANRKDPQEYTLAEGSRIILGSPTDQVTRAMHLPDEANPWSSKFHVEERPINDAWPSKTKKEAKDRTVFLSAPVAVAKGVTVTKIPRQAYKTRDITGGLPRVAELFEARRPKDPATMSEIDGMVKFGEIKRGKREIFVYPMTKDGVIDEKEPAQVYEVPAGKHLRVHEGDRVRAGDRLTEGPVNPHEILLIKGPRAVQEYLLNEIQEVYRLQGVRIADKHCGVIVKQMLQKVRVTDPGDTSFLEAEAVDKLSFREENERTVRRKLAPATAEPLLLGITKASLTTQSFISAASFQETTRVLTDAAIRGAKDDLRGLKENIIIGHLIPAGTGHYRYVDLDVQAPPGFEPPSPEPEVVPAAVIVEEVEVL
- the rpsU gene encoding 30S ribosomal protein S21, encoding MIEVKLSETDGIEWAIKTFKRKVQKAGILKELKQKRHYLKPSVARALKAQAARRRTRRSKDR
- a CDS encoding cold-shock protein, giving the protein MRTTGTVKWFNETKGFGFITPENGQKDCFVHHSAIKAQGFRTLAEGERVEFDVVQGAKGPAAENVVRLSA